From a single Pseudomonas sp. A34-9 genomic region:
- a CDS encoding PleD family two-component system response regulator, with protein sequence MNDLQIDDIKTDENAAMVLLVDDQAMIGEAVRRGLSNEENIDFHFCSDPHQAIAQAVRIKPTVILQDLVMPGLDGLSLVREYRNHPATKDIPIIVLSTKEDPLIKSAAFSAGANDYLVKLPDTIELVARIRYHSRSYMTLLQRDAAYRALRVSQQQLLDTNLVLQRLMNSDGLTGLSNRRHFDEYLELEWRRSLRDQSQLSLLMIDVDYFKSYNDSFGHVEGDEALRKVATAIRDASARPSDLPARYGGEEFALVLPNTSPGGARLVAEKLRQTVASLKIPHNTPADGASLTISIGLATMVPQAGSDCRLLISAADRGLYLAKNNGRNQVGIE encoded by the coding sequence ATGAATGACTTACAGATCGACGACATTAAAACCGACGAAAACGCCGCCATGGTGTTGTTGGTGGACGATCAGGCGATGATCGGCGAAGCCGTGCGCCGGGGGCTGTCGAACGAAGAGAACATCGACTTCCACTTCTGCTCCGACCCGCACCAGGCCATTGCGCAAGCGGTGCGGATCAAGCCGACGGTGATTTTGCAGGACCTGGTGATGCCCGGTCTCGATGGCCTGAGCCTGGTGCGCGAATACCGCAATCACCCGGCGACCAAGGACATTCCGATCATCGTCCTGTCGACCAAGGAAGACCCGCTGATCAAGAGCGCGGCGTTCTCGGCCGGGGCCAACGATTATCTGGTGAAACTGCCGGACACCATCGAGCTGGTGGCGCGCATCCGTTACCACTCGCGCTCGTACATGACGCTATTGCAGCGGGATGCGGCTTACCGCGCGCTGCGGGTCAGCCAGCAGCAATTGCTCGACACCAACCTGGTGCTGCAACGCCTGATGAACTCCGATGGCCTGACCGGGCTGTCTAATCGCCGGCACTTCGACGAATACCTGGAGCTGGAGTGGCGCCGTTCGCTGCGCGATCAGAGCCAGTTGTCGTTGCTGATGATCGATGTCGATTACTTCAAGTCCTACAACGACAGTTTTGGCCACGTAGAAGGCGACGAGGCGCTGCGCAAGGTCGCCACGGCGATCCGCGACGCCAGCGCACGACCTTCGGACTTGCCGGCACGTTATGGCGGTGAAGAGTTCGCGCTGGTGCTGCCGAACACCTCGCCGGGCGGTGCACGGCTGGTCGCGGAGAAACTGCGCCAGACCGTGGCTTCGCTGAAAATTCCGCACAACACCCCGGCGGACGGCGCGAGCCTGACGATCAGCATCGGTCTGGCGACCATGGTGCCGCAGGCGGGCAGTGATTGCC
- a CDS encoding chemotaxis response regulator protein-glutamate methylesterase, producing the protein MKIAIVNDMPMAVEALRRALAFEPAHQVVWVARNGAEAVQLCAENTPDLILMDLIMPVMDGVEATRRIMADTPCAIVIVTVDRQQNVHRVFEAMGHGALDVVDTPALGAGDAREAAAPLLRKILNIGWLIGEKPTRSRPAPPAQRSSASCQRLVAIGSSAGGPAALEVLLKGLPKNFSAAIVLVQHVDQVFAAGMAEWLASASGLDVRLAREGEPPQAGAVLLAGTNHHIRLLKNGTLAYTAEPVNEIYRPSIDVFFESVASYWNGDAVGVLLTGMGRDGAQGLKLMRQQGYLTIAQDQQSSAVYGMPKAAAAIDAAVEIRPLERIAPRLQEIFPK; encoded by the coding sequence ATGAAGATCGCAATCGTCAACGACATGCCCATGGCGGTGGAGGCTCTGCGCCGGGCGCTGGCCTTCGAGCCGGCGCATCAGGTGGTCTGGGTCGCCCGCAACGGCGCCGAGGCGGTGCAACTGTGCGCCGAAAACACCCCCGATCTGATCCTGATGGATCTGATCATGCCGGTGATGGACGGTGTCGAGGCCACCCGCCGAATCATGGCCGACACCCCGTGTGCCATTGTCATCGTCACCGTCGACCGCCAGCAGAACGTGCACCGGGTGTTTGAAGCCATGGGCCACGGCGCGCTGGATGTGGTCGATACTCCGGCACTCGGCGCCGGCGACGCGCGGGAAGCCGCCGCGCCGTTGCTGCGCAAGATCCTCAATATTGGCTGGCTGATCGGCGAGAAACCCACGCGTTCCCGGCCGGCGCCGCCGGCCCAGCGCAGTTCCGCTTCGTGCCAGCGGCTGGTGGCGATCGGCTCATCCGCAGGCGGGCCGGCGGCACTGGAAGTGCTGCTCAAAGGCTTGCCGAAGAATTTCTCGGCAGCCATTGTGCTGGTGCAGCATGTCGATCAGGTGTTTGCGGCTGGCATGGCCGAATGGCTGGCCAGCGCCAGCGGCCTCGATGTGCGTCTGGCCCGCGAAGGCGAACCGCCGCAGGCCGGCGCGGTGCTGCTGGCCGGCACCAATCACCATATTCGCTTGTTGAAAAACGGCACGCTGGCCTACACCGCCGAGCCGGTCAACGAGATCTACCGTCCTTCGATCGACGTGTTTTTCGAGAGTGTCGCAAGCTATTGGAATGGCGACGCCGTCGGGGTTTTATTGACCGGGATGGGACGCGACGGGGCGCAAGGGCTTAAGCTCATGCGCCAACAGGGTTATCTGACCATCGCGCAAGATCAGCAAAGCAGTGCGGTGTATGGCATGCCCAAGGCCGCTGCGGCCATTGATGCCGCCGTAGAAATCCGTCCACTGGAAAGAATAGCGCCACGATTGCAGGAGATTTTCCCCAAATGA